The DNA region CCAGGGGATGTTTTTTGGAAACCACCACGACGAAGGGTTCTTCGAGGAGCGTGTGCGTCTCTATCTCGGGATGAATGATCGGACCGCGCAGGATGCCCAGGTCGATCCGTTCCTCGCGCAGGGCTACGAGCTGCTGGCCGATGGTCATTTCCTGAAGATGGAAGCGAACCCTGGGATGCTGTGCGACAAAGGCTTCGAAGAGCTGGGGCACAACCGTGTAGATTGACGAGAAGATGGCCGCGACGGAAAGCGGCCCCTCTTCGCCACGCTTGATCGCGCCGACCAGTTCGGCCGCGATCTGTGTATTGTTTATGATGCGTCGCGCGTAGAGGATGAAGGCTTCGCCCTCGGGTGTCAGCGAGACATGGCGGCGGCTGCGGTTGAGCAGCTTCACCCGAAGTTGTTGCTCCAGCACGAGGATCTGCTGGCTGAGCGGCGGTTGGGCGATGCCCATCTTCTCGGCCGCGCGGGTGAAATTCAGCTCCTCGGCGACGGCCAGGAAGTAGCGCAGCTGCCGCAACTCGATCCGGGGCAGATTTCCGTAGAGGTCCGTACGCGTGCTCGACGGGTCTACGAAAGCGGCAAGGCCGCCCTCTGTGGGTTCCGACATATCAATCCTCCCTGAACCCGCACTCCCCCGGGTTCTTCAGGCCAGGTGGTGGTCTGGCCGTAATGTCCGCACAGCCGCTCGCCTGCATGGTCGCCTGCTAGCCTGCGGCTGGTCCTTTGTGTCCTTGGACATCTTATGGCGGCAGGACCCGGAAGCATAGATAGGTTCTCCATATCAGGATCTAAGGTTTCGGTCTTGGACAGCTCTCGCTCGCGCAACTTATGGATTGGTTCGACTTGGGGTCATGACACTCGATTGCCCCGGCTCACCGATGCAGGACACAACAGGACAGCGCATGACACAGCGACACATTCCGGTACTTATCGTCGGCGCAGGGCCAGTGGGCCTCTCGCTTGCCGGAGACCTTGCGACCCGCGGCATTCGCAGCCTGCTCATCGAAAAGACGGACGGCACGATCCTGCAACCTAAGATGGACATGGTCGGGGTCAGAACGATGGAGTTCTGCCGGA from Sagittula stellata E-37 includes:
- a CDS encoding LysR family transcriptional regulator, producing the protein MSEPTEGGLAAFVDPSSTRTDLYGNLPRIELRQLRYFLAVAEELNFTRAAEKMGIAQPPLSQQILVLEQQLRVKLLNRSRRHVSLTPEGEAFILYARRIINNTQIAAELVGAIKRGEEGPLSVAAIFSSIYTVVPQLFEAFVAQHPRVRFHLQEMTIGQQLVALREERIDLGILRGPIIHPEIETHTLLEEPFVVVVSKKHPLAKQTILTADQVLSQPLIRVIPSVNRDYSHQMFSVLANRNTTPNIVHEVSDTHTLLGLVAAGMGISMVPASVRSIHTDQLRYIPLREGTPTSTIQLAWLKDSDSTSLPRLVDVAKGLLFQTDRDLQVEGCA